ATTTCAAGTTTTGATGAATTGTTTCAATCCCAATTGTAGGACAATTATCAATGCTTGTAGTTTGACTTCATTGTTAGTCCCATTTGACAATGGTCTAAAAACTTCAGGCCTTAAAATTAAACCCTTTCAATTTGTGATTATGCAGCCTGCCCCTAATGCACCAAGGTTACCACATGCCactccatcaaagtttagtttaaaTTATCTACATTCAGGGGCAATCCATTTAACTTCTCATCTCCTTTAATGGTATCAACACCCCTAACCCATTGAATGCAGGATTTTTGGTGAGTGAAGATTGTTACATATATATGGGTGCACTTGTATAATTGtctatatttattattaataagcTTAGTTGGCATTCCTATTGGCATTAGGACATGGTAGTGAAAGAATTATTCCAAGTTATGTCTCCTCTTAAGGCCTCAAGAGAATACCTAGAAGGTTCTATAGAGCTTAGAGATGAAGAAAATGTGCCCTAATCCTATGTATTGACCGTCTAAAACTATCCTGTCATTATTGATGAGTCCTTCTCTTTACTTTAGATATCTTGTTTCACTTGGAGTAATGGTTCTAGAGGAGAGCACCTTTATTTTTTAGAGCCAATAGACTAGATGAATGATCTACAAATCAAattcacatgtacaaggttataaCAATGAATGCCATGGTTTTACCCATGATTGTGTGGTTGAAACTCTATGTcacaaatataatttaaaaaattatattataattttgtgaTATTCAAACCAataaaaaaacatggaaaataAGGGAAGTCAATATATACCACCTCTATACAATCAAAGACATTAGTCTAATGTCATATGCTATTAATCCATGCCAAGGCCCAAGGTATATCCTTGCCATACCATTATCAAGTACATGACCAAAGCAATATCTCTCTCAAGATGAATGTGTTCAAATGAGATGATAGTATTTACCTTTTACCTTACCATTTATAGTTAAAGTGAATTTACTCATTTACAATTAATAAATGCATGTTGATGGAAattttttaatggaattacaaTGAATTATGTGGTAGTGCATTTACTATCACTTGTTTTTCCTCTACAAGCATTTATGATTGACATGCTTGTGATTGACATGATATACATTGTTGGTAATCCCATAATATGTTGATGCTTACATTTTTCATATCCTATGACATATTTCATTTTATCCATGATGAATTACCATATCTTGGGGATAATATATCTTTATTATACAACACATCAATTTGGACATAAATCCTATGTGATCATTACATGATGTTTAAGGTAATATTTTACATGCTTGATGTGCTTACGTGTTCCTTTTAACATTTATGTCTatctttattttatcatttttctatATCAAAGGCAAAAATTTGCATATCTTGAGATTATATCTAGCTCATGTGCTTACATGCTTCCAATGTGATGGTGTTTTTGCTATACTACATCTATACCATGTTAATCAATATCCTCCTTATATTCCTTACATCTTATGCATGCAATCAATTAGAGAGAGATCATACATTATCACTAACATTTTTCTTGAGTTTGATGATACTGATGTAATTATGATATTTTTTTGGTAAAAGATATAGCTTCATCATCGTATTCAAATGGATTCCTTTTACAACACTATCTACAATCAAACCATTTTCATATCCAAATAGAGACACTTTGGCATCTCATTCATGTTGGAATAGATTCCTTACATGCAAATTTTCACATAGTTAGAGCCCTTTTTACTTTTGTTTCATATCCAAGAAAACCCCCACCAATTATCCATTACTAGAGTCAAATATTTATTTTGTATAAATAAAGTCCTTCATGTATCACTTTCTATAACAAGCATGTTCTCTTACCGATCTCTTTTTTTTCTTCGTGTAATTTTTTGGAAGATATTCTTACTCTTTTTTAGACCAAAAGGGGGTAAAAAATTATTAATCACAaaagaaagattacaaagaaaaaatgGCCAACAACCGAGCAAAGAATTAAGAATTATCCATTCCTATCCTCCCCAACTAATTGCTCGAACATATGAGATAAATCCAAACAAAAATCTCCCCTTTCTGCAATATTCCAACCCTTGAAAGCAAGTTGTAATTCATGATTTTATCAAGTTGTGTGTTGCATGTTACTTGCTACATGCTTTTCTCTATTTTGCAAGTTTTTAATGGAGTACTGAAGATCAAAATATTTCACCCATTGCATGTTTGAGAACATTGTCATTGAATATTTACCCAAGGTCATAAATTTAGTCCATCAAGGGGATTGACATATGAGAACTTGATCCTAACAAATTGACAAATTCcttaatgatttttttaattattgtcaAACTTACAAATATGTCTTAGATATTTTGTTGAATTAGGTCCCAAAGTTTACTTGAGGATAATTTTGTATGCTTATGATCAACACTTTGTGACTCAAGATCAACCCACAAGGAACTTTGTACCTATTCTAATTTTAAGAAAATAAACTTACCAGAGACATCATTTTCTAAGCATCAAAAAATTGATTATGCACAACACAACATCATTCTTCATCATAATTCCTAAACAGTGCCATATCCATTTATATTTAAATTCTCGAAACAAAACTTAAATTTATCATTTCCCAACttcaattaattataattttaatgttatatttttactTAACCTAAGTAAATCATTGTACACAATGTTTGTATTGAAAAAATGCAGATTATATCGAAGTTGCAGTTAAAAACTACAAGAATAAACTGACCAACAACTTTTGCTACTAGGGGAAGTGTACCAGTAGCCATTATAGCTAACTCCGTGCACCTAAAAATTCTAAACGGAAAATTGGATTTTGAcgatttgttttttgttgtttccacatgcgacttaactacttatagctattgttttggctctTAGGTGGTAATGATGCAtgttgtgggatccattatgcatgcaagggtcaaaaaatacacatttcaaagtcTCCCACGATACCTTAAAAATGCCCCAATAAGTgggcacttaaaattgccaatacttatgcacaaatgcctcaATAGTCGTGCCCTATaggtaccaataaaggtgcacaaatgggtcaattatgatccaaaaatgctaaaaaacaaGCAGCTATTGAtacatttaaaatttattaatgaacttttagtcatttgtttttcaatttttttaaagttaATAATTGAAAGGTTACGGGTTATTAGAATATGAACGGTGCTCTTCCCCTAGAATATAGACAAAATTGACATTAAAAAAAAGCTATATgcttaaaaaagaaaaaaagaaagaaaaagaagatgcaAAACAGAATAGCAAGATACAAAACAGAATAGCAACATTTActactgttggtgtaaatatttattcattttggatattattacaccttacttaagtttacttaggaaatgcatttcatagtagtttgggtatgagacacttgggtgtttgtgccacattgggatagcgtgtgtaggagaatttcgaccttttatggtgttgatcttgtttttacactccacattcagtgggtgatccacctcatgtggactattatattgtttctcttacctacccacacctatttcctaccttctcttgtttcttattgagccacatgtcatgtttgtgtgctcacatatccataagccttgcctatataagcagactcatattcattgtatgaaatgaatgcttaatgatccagttgatcatatttttcatcttgatagaatatagtttatttctatcatctattttgttctctcttatttgtgcgttccattgcctcttgatcttaacaaaatctcacatggtatcagagttggttcatgtctcacatggtatcagagctagtccatgtctcacatggtatcagagccattagagtgtcattggtttgccaattgagagaaatttgatgttatttggggtttgcattttggatctttctattgcaggttattattgaagcttgatgggtcaaatctgaggttaccattggattgaggagatccaagaaagtcagttttgccttttgtttcatccaaatcggacttcggaggccaaatctaaaggcatttgaagtttgacgctgcggcaaaaattttccaaaaattataattttgcagacaattttcaaatagcaatGTTTCACTCATCTggactcgttttttcgagcaattttttttgttttggggtagaatttcatgatctgtatagtggtgcaggatttttctgtttttcggatacaggtttttcgaaaatcgtgaaatcccaatttttacaactttggaggcttcgtttgggctcatatggactccttttcaggtgtcgtttttttgaaagtgcatattttttcatctactttcataatctgccatctatttgcagtgattttaagtagaaattgtactttcagtatttagctatttttggcatatttggtacttgcattttgcttggatctcaatttagatcactagcagtatttgttgaagtctcttagatctcattttgagaagttgtaaattgaaatcaaaagtccactttgccttgttttgcaagtagcccattgtatacgcactaagtataaagtgccaaaatcaccattttggggggtttcttgattgagtattttggggggggtgtcttgtgtgattgtgcctctctctatcttgtgtttttcattttggtgctatgggttctcctaaatttccacttttaactcctcataattatgcatcatggaaaattaaggcatggagtaaactaatggaaaaaggacttattcattatgtaaatgaaagtattacaacaccacctgatcctaaggctgatcctaatgctcaaattcaATGGCTTACTGAGAATGCTAtagcacttggaactcttagaaagtatgtatcagatgacctcatttttcacattgataagtgtacaacaattaaagaggcttgggatatttttaagaaattgtatggttaagttgatgagattaagggctacaagcttgatagtgaattcacaactttggatcccaaggattttgatacaatccaagattatgtcacaaaagcaactgagctaagagaaaagctaaaggattgtgaaattgacaaaaaggatgctcaattggtttataacttgttggacaagcttccttcagagtatgcagcctttgtctctaactttcacacccataggttagctcaaggttcctcatacacttctccctcatttgattcattcacggagatgttgatacttgagcaatctaagttgacaacgatggggattctcaagtcttcaaagtcacaagctttggtggctaataaagggaatcaaagtaatcaaggaaaatgcaagaatcaaaagcaagctaagtctaaaccacaacaagatggagcacaatcttcctctccacaacaaggtgatacaccattctcacctaagaggaaatcatagaaggacaatcttttttgtggatattgcaagaagtcaggacatgatgaacatcattgttataagaaggatattgatgagttgaagaatcttcttgagaaaaatagaatcaacctaccttctagaatgtctacatcggcttcttcttccaaggataaaggaaaggatcactcttttgggacagataaaggaaagggacaagctctttgtgctattacaagtcatgattcaaggagatggcttctagattcaggggcttctcatcatatggcatcttcacagtctatgttttctacatttgagccttgccacatgccacaaattttgatgggaaatcatacatacatggatgtgattgggaaatgatctattgccattggggataactccttcaatgatgtgttgtgtgtaccccacttgacaaataatcttctttccatctatcaaatcacacatggggcaactaagaaaactgtggagttcacacctgattcagttatcattagagacttggagagtggagctatcattgcgactggggtggttgatcattcatctcggttgtactctttttcagattttggtcctattgatgaagttggttcttcctatgttgatgattcagattttgaggagaactttgggcatttgaacttggggattctcacatgtgaccccattcttgagccttgcatttcatctccttctattgatatcacaccacctattgcatctgatgatgtagctagtgcgatagttttgccttcttatgattcagtgcagcaggatatttcatgtcttccaactttagttgattgggatgcctacttgacagacattgcaggtttgtttgtagagtcctacattgcagatttgggagacaccattgatgacattcatcttctctttgatgaagatgatccttctttaatTGTTGTGaaggatcactctgaccctcttgtgcattctctacatgatcaatctttagaggttgacatgattgtggatacttttgtacaacacttggaggaggtctctttagcttttgaggagacatatgagtctttggataatgttctacatccatctccactagatcttggagtgcctttttcagcaatgtgacacagtttaccacctttggagggggtatctttcagcatcgacatggggacacttgagcagttttcaaagattcctttcatgatgagtatttttgcttcatcttcccttcatggttggggagacttcatggatacacctttggttttgtttcttcctaaggggaggaatgttgtttgacgttcatggagcagtttcttcattcatcttcgagcttctatcattggtatagattccacattgagggggggcttcctagtctctcttcttcttctctcatatgggggggactttttcctcacatggggttttgtccttcacatacttttatgagagttctttgtatctagttttcatctctcttttgggggagggttttttcccattgggtttttctctctttccccaccttgtgagagatttcattgcattggttttcatgcatttgcatttgtacatgggtacctaacatggcctcgtagccaggacccatcttacattgtagactttagtgcattcccttaagttgcacttaagggggggtgttggtgtaaatatttattcattttggatattattacaccttacttaagtttacttaggaaatgcatttcatagtagtttgggtatgagacacttaggtgtttgtgccacattgggatagcgtgtgtaagagaatttccaccttttatggtgttgatcttgttgttacactccacattcaatgggtgatccacctcatgtggactattatattatttctcctacctacccacacctatttcctacctactcttgtttcttattgagccacatgtcatgtttgtgtgctcacatatccataagccttgcctgtataagcagactcatattcattgtatgaaacgaatgcttaatgatccagttgatcatatttttcatcttgatagaatacagtttatttttatcatctattttgttctctcttatttgtgctttccattgcctcttgatcttggcaaaatctcacaactaCCAGTATACAACAACAGAATTAACATTTACATGAATACAGACAAACAATAAAATACAAGATTGACATGATGCAGGGATTAAAACCTTTCTTGCGAGATTGACTGCCGCTTCAATTGGTTTTTGCCCTCCTGCTTTAATGTTCTACCGTGAGTCTGTACTCATGTATGTGACTAACACTTGCAATGTTAAAATTAGGAAAAATACATTTTAACCAGCAATAGATAAAATAAATGGGAAACACTGACAACTGACAACTGACAACTTCGAATAGTGTTCAAAACGTGACAATCAGCTTAAAAAAATAATGGACCTTTCCTAGGGCTCCCTAGTTCTCCCATATATTATTTGATACAGCTAGATAAACTGAGTCAATCTATGCAGACCTGAATCCCTAAGCAATTGAACCTAAAAAGTGTAAGCATCTCTGAATCCTAGAGCAATTTTAGCTAATCTTCTTTTCATTTTTAACCCTCAAGTACAATGAAATCCATAGCTCATGTGGGGCTCAATCTCAGTGTTGTGGAGAAACTCCTGTCCAATGGGCACAATCATCTTCATGTTCAGGATAAGTATGTCTTTCCTCCGGGTGAACGTCCCGACATATCCCAGGTCTGTGATTCATATAAATTTCCAGTCATAGACCTCAGAGATTTGGATGGGCCTCATAGAATAAAGGTAGTGAATGAGATTAGGCGGGCATGCGAGGAGGATGGCTTCTTCAAGGTAAACATTTAgatctgttttgttctttttccttcttcCGGGTATCGCCTAAATTCAATATGGATCATTCAGATCATTAACCATGGAGTGCCAGAGACTGTGATGAAAAGCATGATGGACATTGCCAGAGAGTTTTTTGAAATGCCTGTAGAAGACAGGGCCTGTCTCTATTCAGAGAACCCATGGCAGGCGGCTAGGGTTTCAACAAGCTTCAATGTCACCGAAGATAAATTCTATAattggaaggattctctaagacaCCTCTGTAATCCAGTGGAGGAATTTATCAATTCATGGCCTGAAAAACCAGCACTTTACAGGTAGTGACAAAAAACTTCaaagaaaaactaaaaacaaaacaaaatttctcACAGGAATTCACCAACAAGTGCTTGTGACCCATTTTTTCCTTCTCATTTCACTTTTTTAAAACAGAGAGGTTGCAGGGAAGTACTCCAAGGAGATTAGAGTACTGGTTCTACGGCTTCTGGCTGCGATTTCTGAAGCTCTGGGACAAGATTCTGACTATTTGAATGCAATCTTAGGAAAGCATACCCAGGCACTCCAGATAAATTACTATCCTGCATGCCCAAATCCAGATCTTACCCTTGGCATAGCACCTCATTCAGATCCAGGTGGCATTACTGTTCTGATGCAAGGAGATGTGAGTGGCTTGCAAGTGCTAAAAGATGGGAAATGGTTTGCAGTAGAAGCAATACCCAATGCCTTTGTGGTCAATGTGGCTGATCAAATTCAGGTTTATAGTACTATAAATGTTATTCTCTTTGTATAGACTTCCCCTCTGTTCAAAACTCGCTTTTGGAGGACTGAAATTTGAATTGCTTTTGTGTGAGTTTTTATTAGGTTGTAAGCAATGGACGCTTCAAAAGCGCCGAGCATAGGGCTGTAACCAATAAGACCGCCGCACGTATATCTATTCCCACCTTCTATTCGCCTTCGTTGGAAACCTTCATTGGTCCTGCACCATCAATGGTGGATGATGAGCATCCGGCTTTATACAGAAGATATAAATATGAAGAATACATGACGGCATTCTGGAACCAGAGTTTAAAGGGCAAGAGTATTTTGGATCGCTTCAAGATTGAAACCAGTCCATGATTGAAAAGTCTGGTATATAAATGCTGTTTTTGGAACATGCATATGCTGGTATGGACTGTTGACACTATCTTATATAGCAATGCTTTATCTGGGAAATAATGTGGAAGACTCACACTCTTCCTATATTTTAGGATTTAAGGGTTGGTAAGAACAGCTTTTATTGTACAGTAATTTTTTCAAGTCTTTGATTCTAGATGTGCATTCAAGCATGAGAGAGCTGGTAAGAACAGTTTTTATTTGGTAGTTCTAAAGTAAAATTTCTAAGTTTTTTGGTCTGTTTTTTAAGATGTGCGTTCAAACATGAGAAATAAATATGTGCAGTAAATTTTGAATAAATTACAGAGCATAGACCTGTTATATCAGCAAGAGATTTGCTGCAGTAAGAACAAATCAACAGACATAACTTAATTTTTCAATGTTTGAACATCATTttaatttttaagaaaataaaatgtaaTAGATAATGTTGTGAGAAAATAATACTGAGAATTAAAATTGTGTTGGGAAAAGAGTTTCATTTGAATCGAAAATAGACAGATCATAAATAAGGTTGATAGTTCAATGATTCAGTGATAGGAGGTCTTAGGTTGACTCATAATTATGAAAAGTTTAATATGGTATCACAGTCTAGTTTAGTAGAGCTAACCCAACTAGGACCTCCAAATTCTTGCACTGTTACAATTCATGGGAATGTTGGAAAATGAGTCACATTTAAAGTCAAGATAGACtgttcacaaaaaaaaaaattggcagcTCATTGATGAACATCCTTACAGCAGATGGAAGATCTCAAATTCAATTCTCAActgattgatttaaaaaaaaattaaacatacaaAACAAAAATACAGAAATCTATAACATCTTTAAATTTTGCTCAAATATAAAGTTGAAAAGTTTGCAACCTCTTGTTTATCAACAGTGCACATCGTATTTGGTTTTGTCCAAAACAGTTTTTTTCAACAGCTCTGTGGATGGTTTCAATGCTCCTTTTGTTTGTTGCAAAGTAGTTTTGCATTCTTTCTTTTCACTTGCACTATTTGAGGTTTGTTTTTCTTCGAAAGAGAAAAAATTTCTTGATTCATAAAAGCATTTAAAAATTTGTCAAGTTTTTATGAACAGATATGTCTGGATATGTCTCATTTGTTAGACCACTTAGTGAAGACTGACAGAATTATGTAATTTTATCTATGCTGGGCATGTAACCCTTCTTGTTTtgtttctccttctttgttttaATAAAACCCTTCTTTTAGTTTAAACcataatattattgtcataaaaACTTGATTACAATTTTTAACAGCATCACCTCCAACCAGATCAATAGATGAGATACCCTtaaaaaaaatccttttttttcaaaacaactcatcaatatgaaaatcaaTAAAATGTTCATTCGTTTATTTtacaatttaatattattttaaaaaggcATTTACAACAAGTTTATCTATCTAGCTAATCAGATGGACATTTGATACATCTTTTCATAATAGCAATCACATAGAAAGTGCTGTGGTAGCATAGGATATTGCTTTCAATGAAGATAAATATTCTATGCAACACATGCAATATGTGTGGAGTCTGCTTTTCCTGTATATTAAAACTCCCACAAATTTCACTTGACTGCATTCATGCCCTGTTTTTTGAGAAGAAAATAGGAAGGAAAGGGGCAGATGTTTGGTGGGAAAAAAAATGACagggacatccatcaaagcattaaGAAGAGAGGACTTTCGctaaatgttgtagttgcaactgctctggtagtctggtagacatgtatgtaaAATATGCCAGCATAGGCAAAGCACGCCAACTGTTTGACAGAATACCTGAATTAAATGTGGTTTTATGAAATAGAATGGTCGCAGGACATGCAGTAATTGGATTAATTGAAAAGGCAATTTTGAGAGGCGTAAGATCATAAGCAACTGCACAATGTTTGGCAGTATCCTCCATGCCTGCATGGAGAGGGCTTTGT
This genomic stretch from Cryptomeria japonica chromosome 8, Sugi_1.0, whole genome shotgun sequence harbors:
- the LOC131046816 gene encoding protein DMR6-LIKE OXYGENASE 1 encodes the protein MKSIAHVGLNLSVVEKLLSNGHNHLHVQDKYVFPPGERPDISQVCDSYKFPVIDLRDLDGPHRIKVVNEIRRACEEDGFFKIINHGVPETVMKSMMDIAREFFEMPVEDRACLYSENPWQAARVSTSFNVTEDKFYNWKDSLRHLCNPVEEFINSWPEKPALYREVAGKYSKEIRVLVLRLLAAISEALGQDSDYLNAILGKHTQALQINYYPACPNPDLTLGIAPHSDPGGITVLMQGDVSGLQVLKDGKWFAVEAIPNAFVVNVADQIQVVSNGRFKSAEHRAVTNKTAARISIPTFYSPSLETFIGPAPSMVDDEHPALYRRYKYEEYMTAFWNQSLKGKSILDRFKIETSP